The genomic stretch GCATTTCATTGAGGAAACGGTTGTAATCGTCCGGTTCGATGTGAAAGGTGATCGGCTTGTCGTTGATGTCCAAAGTGATGGTCTTTTTCATGATGCTCCTCCAAAAGGTTATGATGTTGCGATCGCCAGATAAACGAGACGGGCGGCCAGACCGGTCGATACGGTCAGACACCCCCACACAAGGCGCTCGAGGGTCTTTATTTTTTCCGTGTGACTCGCACAGCTTCGGGCGAGATTGATCTCGCGTATGTCGTCCTGAATAGACTTCACCCGCTCATCAATCCGCACGAGCAGCTCCTGCAGGTCTATTCGCTCCATAGCGGTCACTTTCGGGCCTCCATGAACTTGGTGAACAGCGGCATGAGATTCTTGACGGTCCGTTCGCCGAACAGGAAGCCCAGCACCAGGATATTCAGGGCGATGATCAGGATGCCTTCGGCGGTGAAATCGCCGGTGTCCAGGGTGAGTTTGACCTTCCAGGCATTGGAGAAGATCTGCCAGTCCACAAACAGGGTGAAATAGCCGAAGGTCGGACGCATGCAGCCGCGCAGGAAGATGACCAGCGGACCGATGAGCGGAACCGTCTTAAGGTCCTTGGCCGTCCCTTCCAGTTCGGCGGCGCGTCGGGTCACTTCCTTGTCAGCTTCCACGGCCAGCTCGAGCAGCCCCTTTTCCCGTTGGTATTCAGCTTCGCGGATCTTTGCCGACAATTCGGCTTTTTCCTTGTCGCTCATGGACGGGGGAAAATAATCTTTCACGGTGTCCACGATGGTCGAGACCGTCCCGCCCGTTAAAAAGTCGGTGACCTTTGCAAAGAAGCCCATCAGGCACCTCCCGATGCATCGGTGATGCGGAGTTCAAACGCATCCTGGTCAGCGACGCCGAGCAGGAAGGTTCTGAACGTCTGGCCGGAGTTGAGCACGGCACGCTTGTGACGCAGAAACCCGAAATGCTTGCCCAGCAGGACACAGCCCATGGAATCATCTTCGACATTGCCGGGGTGAATCAGGATATGCGTCCGGTCGGGGACTCCGGTGATCTCAAAGGTGTTGCCGTACCTGGGCGAGTTCACGCGCTTGCAGCGGTACACGCCTTCCGGGATGCAGGAAATGTTTCGGGCGTTGTCCTTGTCTTCCGGTTCCAGGGTGACACAGAACACTTTGCCGTCCAGTTTCAGGACGCCAAAGGTGCCGTCCAGCGATTTTTCCAAACGGATGAGTTCAGCTGTATTGATCATTGTTCCTCCTGTTGGGTCTGACAGGTGATGCAGAGTTCCACGCCGGGGATCGCCGCTCTGCGGGGGGCCGGGATGACGTCGCCGCAATCGGCGCACGTCTCCCGGCTGGGCTTGTTGGTCTTTTTCAGTCCGGCATTGGCAAGAGCCGCTTCCCGGGCGAGACATTCAAGGTTGCTTGCATCGTCACAGAAATCAGCCATGCCGTTGCTCCTAGATCAGGTCCCTGGTGGAAGATTCGGACAGATAGGGGACACCGTTGATGCGGATGAAATCCGGGCTGGTGACGTCAAAGGCCAGCTTGGTGATGTCCTTGTCGCCGCCGTTGCTGTCGGCATCGAGCAGCGACTCGATCTTGAACACACAGCCAAAGGCTTCAACCTTCTTTTTCTCCCGCTTGGTCTCGGCGTGGAACACGCAGTCAAACGGCTGGTCGGCCAGGTCCTCAAAGCTCCCGGCGTTACGGGCTGCTTCAACAATGAGTTTGAACGCCGTGGCATCCAGGTCCATGGAGCCGGAAGCCCCAACGTCACCGGACACGGTCCCGTCAGGAACGCCATGCGATTTGGCAACAGATCGGTTGTCCTCGATGTCCAGGGAGACTTTGTCGGCGTGAACCAGCAGGTCCCCCACATAAAAGTCGAAACTTTTTCCAGATATACGGCTCATGACGCCTCCTATTCAGCGTAATTGGTCAGATCCAGCATGATGTGACACTTGATTTCCTTGGGACAGTTGTAGGGGCGGGCGACCATGTAGATGGAGACCTTGGTCTTGGTGGCCCAGCTGATGACGATGTCGCCTTCCTTGGGAGGCTGCACTTCGCCGGGAAAGGTGATGCCCATTATCTCAACCGACTTGCTCATTTCGCGCAGGGGCCGCATGAAATACGATTCATGGTAGCCGATTGATGCAGGGGTGGAGTTGAGCTTGCGGTCGGCGACCTTGGCGATAGCCAGGGCGCGTACCTTGCGCATGGCTTTGTGGGTGACGCGCAGATTCTCGATGACCTGAAAGTCGCCGCCGGGAACATCCAGCACGTTACCGTCGCCAAAATAGACACCCGGATAATCGGGATACCACTGCGGAACCGACCAGCGCCCGGTGTCCAGTGCTTTGAGCTGGGCCATGGACACTTCGACGTCGGCATTGTCCACCGGCTTGATCGACCGGACGCCGACCACAGGGCCGGTCTCCACGCGCATGGGGGAATCCGCAACCGTTACGGCACGGTTGCAGAGGCGTCCGCAGTATACGCCCTGGTCATCATCCCAGATGGTGGCAACCGGGTTGACCTGGTCAGCCGCGATACCATTCAGGATGGCATTGCGGGAGGAAACGAAATCAGGCCAGGATTCGGTCAGCGGATCAATGGCCGCACAGGTGGGGATGAAAATGATGGGACGACCATACTGGCCTTCAATTTCAACGGCCTTGGCCTGCATGCTCTCAATGTCTGCAGCGGAAGCAACAGCATCCGTGAGGACAAACGCCTCGCAGGACATCTGCGTCATAATATAGTCGACAGCCACATCCCAGGTTGCAACACCGTCAAGGGGATACACGGCGGCAAACCAGTTTTCCCCGGCATTCTTTCGAGCAGCGTCGAGCTGTGTTTTCAGATTGCTGTCGGCAGAGCCAAGAGCAACGTCCAGGTCTGTGTCGTTGCTCACGGACAGCAGCTTGCCTTCATTGGTACCGGCTCCAAGCCCGACATAGATGAAGAATCGTTCGACATCAGCAATGTCGCCCTGTTTCAAATTCTCTTTGTTGACATCAACACTTCCGAGCGCCATGACGGACTCCTATCGTTAACGGTTGCGTATTTGGGACAACGCCGTTCTGGCGAGGTCGTCTAGAAATTTGGGTTCGGTCCCCGGCTTGGGGCCGAGAAAGGGCCGGGCGGTCGGCTTCACTTCCCAGCGCTGTTTGCCGCGCCTGGTCTTGTCGCGCATCTGTCGGAGAATGATGCCAGCCTGACCAACGGTAAGGTTCTGCATGATCCACTTCATGGAAACGCGGCGAAGCGTGCATCCCTTGCCGCGCTTTTTTTTGACGCGAAGCCGGTACCCTTCCGCTTTCAATGCCCTGGCTTGTCCCCTGGTGGCGGGCTTGTCGTAATCCGGCTTGCCGTACACCTTCTCGGCTTTGGGAGCGGTCCATTGTTCGGGTATCCCGCGCTGATGCCGGTCCGCGATTTTGGCGGTCATCCCATTGGCCCAGGTCAGGTCAACACGGTTGGGGCCCCGCATAAAAGGTTTCAGCCCTTTGCCCATCTTCCGCAGAAGTTTGCGCTTGGTGCGTGTCCCTTTGCGTTCAGCCATGGATAGGCCATGGATAGTGCGTTGCCGCCTGATATTCTGCTTGGCGTCCTTGATGATGGATCGCCCCATCCGCATGGTGATATTGCGGCGGGTCCGATGCGGCAGAGAAACGATGTCCAACTGTTCATACAGCCGCATGCGTCCACGTGGATCGGTGTCAAGCTGGAACGGCTGGTTAGCCATTGGCTCCCTCGCTTTGCTTTGCGACCTTGTCCACGCCTTCAGCTATGTCTATGGGGACATCGGCAACCGTCCACATCTGGCCGTTGTAGGGGATGGATCCATTTCCATCAGGGATGAGCTGCAGGCTCTCCTCGAACTCGATCAACAACTCGACGTCAGCGGTGCCGTCACCGTTGAGGCTGATGTCAATGTCCGGGTCGGCCAAACCGTCCCTTTCCCGGTCGGCATCATTGTCAGCGAGCCAGGCAGGAATAAAAACGAGCAGGGTATAGCTGTCCCGATCCGGGAGGTTCTCGATTTGAATGTGTGCGTCATACTTCAGCTTCGCCACTTCGATTCCATGGCCGAGATCCTTGCCCGTGAAGAAGTATGCGCCCTGGTCAACGGCTGAATAGTCGGAATCCTTGAAGGCTCCGGCATCCTGCAGGGCAGTAGTCAGTGCTTTGAGTTTCTTCATAGCAACACCGCCGTAACCCGGCTCTTGCCCAAAATGTCGGATATGGCCTGTTGGGCGTACTCGTAAAATTTGCTTTCGGTTTCTTCGCTTTCCCTGGCCTCATTGGTGGCAGCTTCCCGGCGATCCACCGTGGGGTACTGTTGCAGCAGATACCCTTTGGCGTGGCTGTAGACAGCCCGTCGGTAATTGATGAGGTGCAGGGTGTCATTCCCCAGCTTCGACTCGCAGGGGACCTCGGAAAGTCCGGCAAACCCGGATGCGACCTGTCCTGCCTTCCACTCCATGAGTTCCTTGTTCGCCCAGGCTGCGCCTATCTGCAGGCCGTCCACCAGTAATTCTTCGGCATACTCGGACGGCATCCGGTACCGCTTTTGGAAATCGGCAACAGAAAAGTCGGGCCACCAGCCGTCGTTCTGGACGATGGCGGTGGATTCTGCGGTGGTTTTGCCGGAAAAGCTCATGATCTATCCTTTATTGGCTGCCCCCGTCGGTCTGCTGCCAGGCTATTACCCGAACAGACCTTGGGGGCAGCGACGGGTTGGAGGAGCTAGGTTGCGCGTTCCTCGGTCTCTACTGCTGGCTTGGCGTCTTCCAGCTTTTTGGTGACTTCGGCCAGGACGGTCTTGACCGTCGCGCCGACCTTGACGCCCTTCTCGAAATTGTCCTTGGCGGTTTCGAGATTCCCGGCCTCGTATTCAATGAGACCTTTCAGCTTGAAATACTTGGCGCGAACTTCATCGTGCTGCGCCCAGGGATCAGTGCCGCTTGATGTGACAACGAGTTCATAGACTTCGCTGAAATACGGCTCGGAACTCAGCCCATCCTTGAAATTTTGTTCAGCCCATTTATGGGTCAGGTCGGCAACAAGAGTCGGGATGTCTCGCCGGAAGTATTCTTCATCCGGCTGGATTCCCTGCTCCATGCAGTAATGAGCGACCTTCAGAGCCGGACCGATGAGACCGGCGTCAAGGCACCAGATCATGTGCCAGGGCAGCAGGTCGTGCGCCCAGCCCTTGTCCATGAGCCGGTCGACATACTCCTGAAATTCGGGGATCAGCTTTTCTTTCTTGTGGGCGACCTTGTCGGATTTGGAGCGCAGGCTTTTCAGACCCTTACGGGCCACATCCAACGCATCGTCCAACAGCTTCATGAGCGTGGGTTTGTCCACGGACCCTTTGCCACCGGGGCCGGAGCTGCCAACTGTTGCAGGCGGCTCAGTTTCACCGTTTTCAACTCGTTTTTTCCATTGCAGTGCCAGACTCATATAGTTGCTCCTCCGCGTTTATTGGTGGGTGAGGGGGCAGCTAGGCCGCCCCCTCTGTGCAAATTAAGGAAGATTAAACCCAGTTCTGGCCACCGTCGCGGGTGACCTTGACGTTGTCGTCCTTGAATTCCAGAGCCACGAACGCCTCGACGTCTTCCACGACATAGCCTTCATTGAAGCTGTTGAAGTCTTCCACACGGTCCTTGGACGGGTTGTCCTTCAGGTGGCGACGCCAGCTTCCCTTCTGTGTGTAGATGGACAGATTCTTGAGCGAAGTAACCACCAGGCCACGGCTGGGGAAATTGGACGGGGTCATCCAGGGCAGGCCGCCGATGGTGGACATGGCAGACTTGGCGAGAACCTTGTTCTGCGGGTCCATGCCGATGGCTTCCATGAGCTGCGTGTGCTCTTCGGAAACCAGATCGTCGCCGACCAGAACAATGAGGTCTTTGCGCTTGTGGCGGGGGATCAGTCGTTTCATGTCGGAAACGGCGTGATCGAGGTTGGTGTAGTCGCCACCAGGGCCGATCTTGATAACCCCGGAAAGAGCTTCGCCCTCTTCGATGATATGGGCCGCGTTGTTTTCGCGCATGTACTGCATCCAGCCCTTGTTTACGTCCTGGAGCATCGGGAAGGTGGCTTTGTCGGTCGTTATCGCCACGGTTTCACCGTACCAACCGATGATCTCCTTGCCGTTGGCAATGGCTTCCTGCACGTAGCGGGTGTATCGCGTAGACAGGTCCGGGAACATGGACCAGGAGTCCATGGTTGCATAGGGCAGTGCCACGTCGCCGTTGGTTTTGTGCAGCTCGTACCCTTTGGGGTCCAGGCCGAGTACGTTGGCAGGAACACGCTCTCCGTTACCGGAGGTGTCGGTGCGGCTCAAAACGGAACTGTTGGCAGAACCGTAAATGACCTGGCCTTTCATATCGCGAACCGGGACATTACCGTTGATGAGTTGCAGAAATTCAGACTGCTCGATGATCTTGTCCTGCAGTTCCTGCTGGATGGATGGTTCAACAGCGAACTGCTGATGCACATTCTGAACGCCGTAGCTTTCGCCCATACTGTCGCAGAGCTGCTGATACATTTCGCGGGTGGTGACTTCCATGGTTCCCTCCTAAAGGACTTTGGCGCCGTCGGCGGGCTTCTGTGTTTCGGGAACCGGCGTACCGGGCTTTGCCTGCTCGAAGCGCTTGGTCAGGTCGTCGACCTTGGCATTGAAAGCCGCTTCCATTTTCCCCAGCTTTTCGGTGAAGGGCTTGATGGCCTCGTTCACTTCAGCGGAAAAGTCCTGCTTTCCGGCTTCAGGGGCGGCACCGGCGTCAGAGCCTTTGCCCTCTTCATCCTGTTTGGGCTTCTGCGCGGCGAAATGTTCAAGCGAAGCGAGACGCTTGTCCTGATCGTCGAACTTGCCCATGAGCGCGTTGAACTGCTGTTCAGTCATGGTGTCCTCTTCGGGTTCGGGGGAATCCCCCTGGTTGTTGGGAATACTGCAGCCAAGCATCCGTAAGGTTTTGGTGAACCATGTGATGGCTTCGCTCTCCGACAATTCTTCCTGGAGGTCGCCGAGTTCGACGCCATCCACCAGAAAGTTGTCGGGGTTCTGCTTGCGGTGGGAAAAGTGGAGTTCGGAGGTTCCCAGGCTGGCCGGGATATCCGTCACAGCCAGGCCGGTCAGGTAACACTTGCCGGTCTTGGCGAAATCGGGGGTCAGCTCCATGGAGGTGAACAGCTTTTGCTTGTTCTTGTTCTGGCTCAACAGCCATTCATTGGGCTGCAGTTTGGCATACAGGCTGACAATGCCGTCTTTTTCTTCGGCTTTCAGTGCAACCACTTTGCCGAAGCTGCCGTGGAACCGGAAATGGTCAATCCAGATCACGGCGGTGTAAGTATCGGGATCGTAGGTGTCGGCGGCATCGAGCAGCCACTGACCTTCGATCTCCCGTCCGTCCATGGTGGGGCCGGACTGCCCTATTTTTTTCCAGTCGGTAATGAATGTATTCGGCATGCGGCAAGAGTACGCGTGCAGGAAAACCGGAAGCAATAAAACCGATTCCGATTACTGTAAAATCGGAATTGAATATGGCGCGGTCTATGTAGTGGCAATGTATTGATACGAGACCTCTGCACGGCAAATCCCACACTTTTACTCTTTAACTATTTGATTTATTATGCTATTATTTCTCCATCCAAAGGAGGAAGGCATGGCTATTCGGCAGAAAGGACCTCGGTTGGGTGATTACTTCCTGGGGCACCGCAGAACCAAGACCACATTTCTGGATGAGATCAACGAACTCATCGACTGGCAGCCCATCAACGCCTTTCTGTGCAAGAAGATCAGGCGCAAGGCCAACGCCGTGGGCAATCCCGCCTATCCGCCTCTGGCGATGTTCAAGATTCTGCTCTTGCAGCGTTGGTACAACCTGAGTGATCCGGGCGTGGAGCAGGCGCTGCTCGACCGGCTCTCCTTTGTCAGATTTACCGGTTTTTCCATCGAGGACGACGTGCCGGACGAGACCACCATATGCCGTTTCCGTAACGGTTTGATCCGCCTGAAGGTGCTGGACTCCTTGCTCGACATGCTTAACCGCCAGCTTGAAGGACAAGGGCTTCTTGTCCGTGAGGGAGCCGTGGTGGACGCCTCGGTAGTCGAGTCGCAGCGGCGGCCGCGCAAGGTTATCGACGTGATGCCTGAGGACCGTTCCGAGGACGCCGAAGAACAGGATGGGCCGGTGGACTGCCGGGTCAGCTATTCGGATGACGAGGAGGCGGCCTGGCTCCGCAAGAGAAATCGGGCCTATTACGGCTACAAGCTCCATGCCGCGACGGACAGTCGAGACGGGTTTCTGCTCTGTGGTCACATCACTCCCGCGAACCATTCGGACACGGGCGAATTCGAGCGGCTCGTGAATGGCGTCGGCCTTGATCCCGGCGCACGGGTTTATGCGGACAAGGGCTATTGCAGCGGGAAGAACCGGGACATTCTGTTTGATCGCGATTTGGAGGACGGAACCATGGACAAGACGCCTCGTGGCGGCAGGCTGACAGACTTCGAAAAGACCCGCAACCGTGACATCAGCAGCATTCGGCAAATAGTCGAGCGGGCCTTCGGCACACTCAAACGTGGCTACGCATTCTTTCGGTCCCGATACGTGGGTCGTGAGAAGGTGGAGGGAGAGTTCCACATCCTCGCCATGGCGTTCAATTTGAAAAAAGCTGTTCGACTGGCGCGAGCCTGAAGGGAGAGGTGCGTCCAAAATCCGGCATTTCGGCCAGAAATGGCAGGAAAAGGCCGGGAATGAGCCCAAGCTGGGGTGCGGTCAGAACATCAAATTGGGTGCGGAGCGCAAGGCACGGACGCGAAAAGGGGATGCGCAGAGGTCTCGATACTGCATGGCGCAGCATTCAGCAGAAATAATAGCGGCAGCAAAGTCGCTGTATCTTCGTGGAAACAAGATTCCCGAGATTCACAAAGAGATGAAGATTGCCCGACGCACCTTGTATCATTGGAAAGAGGTGTACAATTGGGATGATCTGAAAATCAATGAAGACGCGATACAGTGTATAGCGCGTCGCTTCAATCTGCTGGTCGAGCGAGATAACAAAACGGATGGCGATCTAAAGGAAATGGATCGTCTTCATCAGTACATGCTCCGCGAACGGGAAATGCGTCTTCGTGAACTGGAATCTGCCAACGAGGAAAAGGACGGGGGTAAACCCGTTGTCGGCGGCAGAAAGCGCAGGCCAAAGAAGAAGCGCGGCAAGGTCATCAAGAATGATGTCTCCCACCTGACGGAAAAGGATTTCAAGGAAAAGTTCCACAAGGACTTTTTCGAGTACCAGCATGAGCTGCGTGAAGCCAAAAAAGTCCACCGAAGCCGAAACATTCTCAAGTCACGCCAGATCGGCGCGACCTGGTACTTTGCCCAGGAGGCGTTTGAAGACGCCGTCTTGACCGGCGATAACCAGATATTCCTTTCTGCAACTCGTCGGCAGGCTGATGTCTTCCGGCGGTACATTGTCGCCATCGTCAAGGATAAGTTTGATATTGAGCTGAAGGGCACGGAAGAAATAGTCCTGCACGCCAAGCACGGCTCGGCCTCACTTATCTTCCTGTCGACCAATTCCAAATCGGCACAGTCACATTCCGGCCATGTCTATATTGACGAATATTTCTGGATCACGAAATTCAACGAGCTGTACAAGGTCGCCACGGCCATGGCCTCGCACAAGAAATGGCGCATCACGCTGTTTTCAACGCCATCAGCCGTCACCCATGAAGCCTATGATTTGTGGACAGGTGACCGCTTCAATCGACGCTATAAGCAAAAGGGCAGGCGTCAGGAATTTCCGGGTTTCAAGGATATGCAGAAGGGCGTTGTTTGCCCGGATAAGACATGGCGCAAGATCATTACCCTGAAGGATGCGGAGAAGGGGGGCTGTGATCTGTTCGACATCGAGTACCTGAAGATCCAGTACAGCGATGACGAGTTCAAGAATCTGTTCATGTGCGAATTTGTGGACGAGCTGCAGGCGGTGTTCCGGTTGCGGCAGCTCGAAGCATGTATGGCCGATCCAGAGGATTGGGACGACGTTGATCCCGATGTCGACCGCCCGTTCGGTAACAGACAGGTATGGGGTGGGTACGATCCGAGCCGCAACCGAGATGATGCCGCGTTCGTTGTTCTGGCACCACCGGAACAGCCAGGGGGAAAGTTTCGCGTCATAGCCCGTTTCAAGTGGGTGGATAAATCCTATACCTGGCAGGCCGAACAGATAAAGAAGCTGACCGAACGGTACAACTTCTCTCACATCGGCATCGACACCACAGGTCCCGGCATCGGTGTCTATGACATTGTGAAGTCATTCTTCCCGGCCACCGCTATTCACTATTCTCCGTTGATCAAAAGCCAGCTGGTCCTCAAAGCCAAGGACGTCATCGAAAACGGTAGGCTGGAATGGGATTCCGTACATAATGACATAGCCCACGCATTCCTCACGATTCGTCAGGACACATCGACCACCGGATTCATTACCTACTCGGCTGCGCGTACAGCCTCCACCGGCCATGCTGACGTTGCATGGGCCATCATGCACGCCCTGCATAACGAACCGCTGAACACGAAATACAAAAAAAAGATTGAGATAATCGTCGGCAAATAAGGAGCAGATATGAGCGAAAGCGAACCCTTGGTTTTCACCTTCGGCGACCCCGAACCGGTCATGGCCGGTGCAATCTATGATTCCCTCGGCACCTGGCTGGTGGATAATGGCCGTTACTATGAAACGCCGGTTCCCTTGAAGGGATTGGCCCGGCTGCTTCGGGCAAACGCCTACCATGGCCCGGCCATAGAGTTCAAAGCGCTGCAGGTCATGCAGAGCTTCAAAGAGTCGTGGGCGGTGTCCCATGAGGCCATGAATGCGGTAGTGATTGACTTTGGCGTCTTCGCCAACGCCACATTTCAGAAGATCCGCAACGGCTTCGGTGAGGTCGTCCAATTGCGGCACCTGCCATTTATCAACATGCGGCGCATGAAAGAGCCGAACAGGTACTGCATGCTCCAACCGTATGGGGCGATAGTGGAATTTGAACCCGATGAAGTCCTGCACATCAAGAACTATGACGTAAATCAGGAAATTTACGGATTGCCGGGATACCTTGGCGCTATCCAGTCCATGCTGCTCAACGAGGATGCAACCCTGTTTCGCCGGAGGTACTACAAAAACGGCGCTCACATGGGATATGTTTTTTACGCTGGTGGTGAGCTGGACGAGGACTCAAAGAAGGCAGTCCGTGAAGCCGTCGAAGGTTCCAAGGGGGTGGGGAATTTCCGGTCCATGTTTTTGCATATCCCGAACGGGGACAAGGATGACGTCCAGATCAAGCCGGTTGGTGACTTCTCCACCAAAGACGATTTGGAGAAAATAAAAAACCTGTCCCGCGATGACATTATCGCGGCGCACCGGATACAGCCTGCCCTGGCCTGTCTCATCCCACAGAATCAATCCGGCTTCGGCGACATAACCAAGGCCGATGAAGTCTACCAGAAAAACGAAATACAGCCTGTCCGAAAACACCTGGCAGCGTCCGTTAACCGTGTGCTGCTCCCGAAAGACAGGATTTCATTTGACCCAAAAAATGAAACTACCCCAATGTGATAACTCCAATGTCATGAATCCAAGAGGGAAATACAATGGCCTTTCGAGTGTACTGCCCCATCTGCGAAGATGTCGCCGTGATCCACAGTTCCAACGCCGTGGATCCGAAGCTGAAGGAAGCATACTGTTACTGCACCAACCAGGACTGCGGTCATAGCTTTGTCATGAGCATCGAATTTTCACACACGGTCAGCCCTTCGGCACTGTCTCTCCCCCAGGATTTGCGAAAGCGGATCAGCGAAACCCAACCCGAACAGCAGGCATCACTTTTTGCCCATGCCGGTTCATAACCTCAAAAACTAAGCCCCGACACGAATGCCGGGGCTTGTTTGCAAGCGGAGTAGGCGAGGACGGAAAAAGCGTCCCCACTGGCTCGATGCTGCCACATCGGACCACGACCGAAGCCGCTACTCCTCCCCTTTATTCAAGGGTTTGAGGGTGGTAGCAGGCGAGGTCAAACCTGTAAAGGTGATAACACCATGAAAAGTCCCCTGAAATGGGTCGGCGGTAAATCAAGACTGGCCGATCAGATCTGCAATCTCATTCCCGAACACAAGCATTATGCTGAAGCCTTTGCCGGTGCTGGCTGGGTATTCTTCCGCAAGGATCCCAGCAAATTTGAAAGTATGAATGACATCAATGGCGACCTGGTCAGCTTCTATCGAGTCCTGCAAAACCATCTTGAGGAATTCTGCAAACAATTCAAATTCATCTTGTCATCAAGAGAAACCTTTTCAGAATTCAAGGAACAGATGGAGGCCGGTGGCTTGACCGACATCCAGCGTGCAGCAAGATTTTACTATCTGCAGCGCCATTCTTTCGGCGGGAAAGTGACCGGGCGTAACTTCGGCGTCAACGTAAATGGATACCCGCCAATTAATTTGCTCCGTTTGGAGACAGAGCTTTCAGACGTTCATTTGCGACTGGCGCG from Pseudodesulfovibrio profundus encodes the following:
- a CDS encoding terminase large subunit domain-containing protein → MAQHSAEIIAAAKSLYLRGNKIPEIHKEMKIARRTLYHWKEVYNWDDLKINEDAIQCIARRFNLLVERDNKTDGDLKEMDRLHQYMLREREMRLRELESANEEKDGGKPVVGGRKRRPKKKRGKVIKNDVSHLTEKDFKEKFHKDFFEYQHELREAKKVHRSRNILKSRQIGATWYFAQEAFEDAVLTGDNQIFLSATRRQADVFRRYIVAIVKDKFDIELKGTEEIVLHAKHGSASLIFLSTNSKSAQSHSGHVYIDEYFWITKFNELYKVATAMASHKKWRITLFSTPSAVTHEAYDLWTGDRFNRRYKQKGRRQEFPGFKDMQKGVVCPDKTWRKIITLKDAEKGGCDLFDIEYLKIQYSDDEFKNLFMCEFVDELQAVFRLRQLEACMADPEDWDDVDPDVDRPFGNRQVWGGYDPSRNRDDAAFVVLAPPEQPGGKFRVIARFKWVDKSYTWQAEQIKKLTERYNFSHIGIDTTGPGIGVYDIVKSFFPATAIHYSPLIKSQLVLKAKDVIENGRLEWDSVHNDIAHAFLTIRQDTSTTGFITYSAARTASTGHADVAWAIMHALHNEPLNTKYKKKIEIIVGK
- a CDS encoding phage portal protein — its product is MSESEPLVFTFGDPEPVMAGAIYDSLGTWLVDNGRYYETPVPLKGLARLLRANAYHGPAIEFKALQVMQSFKESWAVSHEAMNAVVIDFGVFANATFQKIRNGFGEVVQLRHLPFINMRRMKEPNRYCMLQPYGAIVEFEPDEVLHIKNYDVNQEIYGLPGYLGAIQSMLLNEDATLFRRRYYKNGAHMGYVFYAGGELDEDSKKAVREAVEGSKGVGNFRSMFLHIPNGDKDDVQIKPVGDFSTKDDLEKIKNLSRDDIIAAHRIQPALACLIPQNQSGFGDITKADEVYQKNEIQPVRKHLAASVNRVLLPKDRISFDPKNETTPM
- a CDS encoding ogr/Delta-like zinc finger family protein, coding for MAFRVYCPICEDVAVIHSSNAVDPKLKEAYCYCTNQDCGHSFVMSIEFSHTVSPSALSLPQDLRKRISETQPEQQASLFAHAGS
- a CDS encoding DNA adenine methylase → MKSPLKWVGGKSRLADQICNLIPEHKHYAEAFAGAGWVFFRKDPSKFESMNDINGDLVSFYRVLQNHLEEFCKQFKFILSSRETFSEFKEQMEAGGLTDIQRAARFYYLQRHSFGGKVTGRNFGVNVNGYPPINLLRLETELSDVHLRLARVTVENLPWAKYITRYDREETFFYLDPPYYGTEFFYGRGLFTKNDFVELAEILRGVKGKFLLSLNDCKEVRDIFDGFDIITTKTKYTVGGGKKTKTAGEVFIKNY